Proteins from a genomic interval of Motacilla alba alba isolate MOTALB_02 chromosome 11, Motacilla_alba_V1.0_pri, whole genome shotgun sequence:
- the CPNE7 gene encoding copine-7 produces MPFAHGAAGPPPRPAGLGDAPEPCPQAPLAVLSKVELRVSCKHLLDRDTLNKSDPCVLLLMQSQGQWMEVDRSEVIKSNLNPVFAKIFTVDYYFEEVQKLRFEVYDSHGQAGVGTHDDDFLGGMECTVGQIVAQKRVTKPLFLKYGKFAGKSTITIISEEISGNNGYVELAFRAKKLDDKDLFSKSDPFLEIYRIDDDRSEQLVYRTEVVKNNLSPIWEPFKVSLNSLCSCEEKRKLRCVVWDYDSRGKHDFIGEFFTTFEEMQKAMGENKVQWDCMNPKYKIKKRNYKNSGVVVLLDLKIHRVYSFLDYIMGGCQIHFTVAIDFTASNGDPRNSCSLHYINPYQPNEYLKALVAVGEICQDYDSDKKFSALGFGARIPPKYEVSHDFAINFNPDNDECEGIQGVVESYQSCLPKIQLYGPTNVAPIISKVARVAADEERTKEASQYFILLILTDGVVTDMADTREAIVRASYLPMSIIIVGVGNADFTDMQILDGDDGVLRSPKGEPVLRDIVQFVPFREFKNVSG; encoded by the exons ATGCCCTTCGCCCACGGGGCCGCGGGtcccccgccgcgcccggccgGCCTGGGCGACGCGCCCGAGCCGTGCCCGCAGGCGCCGCTGGCCGTGCTCTCCAAGGTGGAGCTGCGGGTCAGCTGTAAACACCTCCTGGACCGCGACACCCTCAACAAGTCGGACCCCTGCGTCCTGCTGCTGATGCAGTCCCAGGGCCAGTGGATGGAG GTGGATCGCAGCGAGGTGATCAAGAGCAACCTGAACCCCGTGTTCGCCAAGATCTTCACGGTCGATTACTACTTCGAGGAGGTGCAGAAGCTGCGCTTCGAGGTGTACGACAGCCACGGCCAGGCCGGCGTGGGCACGCACGACGACGACTTCCTGGGGGGCATGGAGTGCACCGTGGGGCAG ATCGTGGCGCAGAAACGGGTGACCAAGCCGCTGTTCCTCAAGTACGGCAAGTTTGCGGGCAAGTCCACGATCACG ATCATCTCGGAGGAGATCTCGGGGAACAACGGCTACGTGGAGCTCGCCTTCCGCGCCAAGAAACTGGACGACAAG GACCTGTTCAGCAAGTCAGATCCCTTCCTGGAGATCTACCGCATCGACGACGACCGCAGCGAGCAGCTGGTGTACCGCACCGAG GTGGTGAAGAACAACCTCAGCCCCATCTGGGAGCCCTTCAAAGTCTCCCTCAACTCGCTCTGCAGCTGcgaggagaagaggaagctgAGG TGCGTGGTGTGGGACTACGACTCGCGGGGCAAGCACGACTTCATCGGGGAGTTCTTCACCACCTTCGAGGAGATGCAGAAGGCCATGGGGGAGAACAAg GTGCAGTGGGACTGCATGAACCCCAAGTACAAGATCAAGAAGCGCAACTACAAGAACTCGGGGGTCGTGGTGCTGCTGGACCTGAAG ATCCACAGGGTTTACTCCTTCCTGGATTACATCATGGGCGGCTGCCAGATCCATTTCACG GTGGCCATCGACTTCACGGCCTCCAACGGGGACCCCCGgaacagctgctccctgcactaCATCAACCCCTACCAGCCCAACGAGTACCTCAAGGCGCTGGTGGCTGTGGGTGAGATCTGCCAGGACTACGACAG CGACAAGAAGTTCTCAGCTCTGGGCTTCGGTGCCAGGATCCCCCCCAAGTACGAG GTCTCCCATGACTTCGCCATCAACTTCAACCCCGACAACGATGAGTGTGAGG GCATCCAGGGCGTCGTGGAGTCCTaccagagctgcctgcccaAAATCCAGCTCTACGGCCCCACCAACGTGGCGCCCATCATCTCCAAGGTGGCTCGTGTGGCGGCCGACGAGGAGCGGACCAAGGAGGCCTCG caATACTTCATCCTGCTGATCCTGACCGACGGCGTGGTGACGGACATGGCAGACACGCGGGAGGCCATCGTCCGCGCCTCCTACCTGCCCATGTCCATCATCATCGTCGGCGTGGGCAACGCCGACTTCACGGACATGCAGATCCTGGACGGGGACGACGGCGTCCTGCGCTCCCCCAAGGGCGAGCCCGTCCTGCGCGACATCGTCCAGTTCGTCCCCTTCCGCGAGTTCAAAAACGTGAGTGGG